In Zonotrichia albicollis isolate bZonAlb1 chromosome 3, bZonAlb1.hap1, whole genome shotgun sequence, a single window of DNA contains:
- the INSM1 gene encoding LOW QUALITY PROTEIN: insulinoma-associated protein 1 (The sequence of the model RefSeq protein was modified relative to this genomic sequence to represent the inferred CDS: inserted 1 base in 1 codon) codes for MAPARLKAAAAAAPRAEXSSLRRGRRRPGAGAKMPRGFLVKRSRRPTPVSYRARCCREAAAGPPLPAGAAQPPACPAAPPPLPRDSPPPVPFGTPDAAVQALYSPTRPVSRDKYLERGFSLGSPVSAESFPAPAVPGTMDPILFAPADLKLWAAAGHAEPPAAHPGPGGVPAPPAPAAPPASGRPLPAKRPQGASEPGRQKAPSGKKTKAIRKLTFEDEVTTSPVLGLRIKEGPVEVPAKARGGCARPLGEFICQLCKEEYGDPFALAQHRCSRIVRVEYRCPECDKVFSCPANLASHRRWHKPRPPATKSGPEAGRAPAAGPGAAPAEETPKEASGGSGSERDTPSPGGASEAGSEEGLFECPRCAKRFRRQAYLRKHLLGHAAPAPTAAPVPAPAPEPSAEELPAAECRLCPVCGETFPSKSSQERHLRLLHAAQVFPCKYCPATFYSSPGLTRHINKCHPSENRQVILLQVPLRPAC; via the exons ATGGCCCCGGCCCGCTTaaaggcggcggcggcggccgcgccgCGGGCAG CTAGCAGCCTCCGTCGTGGCCGCCGCCGGCCCGGAGCCGGCGCGAAGATGCCCCGGGGCTTCCTGGTGAAGCGCAGTCGGCGGCCCACCCCCGTGTCGTACCGGGCGCGCTGCTGCCGCGAAGCCGCCGCCGgcccgccgctccccgccggCGCCGCACAGCCGCCCGCCTGCCCCGCCGCTCCGCCGCCCCTGCCGCGGGACTCGCCGCCGCCGGTGCCGTTCGGGACGCCCGATGCCGCCGTGCAGGCGCTATACAGCCCCACGCGGCCCGTCAGCAGGGACAAGTACCTGGAGCGCGGCTTCAGCCTGGGCTCGCCCGTCTCCGCCGAGTCCTTCCCCGCgccggccgtgcccggcacCATGGACCCGATCCTCTTCGCCCCGGCTGACCTCAAGCTCTGGGCCGCTGCCGGCCACGCCGAGCCGCCCGCCGCCCACCCCGGCCCCGGCGGAGTgcccgcgccgcccgccccggccgcgccgcccgccTCGGGCCGCCCGCTGCCCGCCAAGCGCCCGCAGGGTGCCTCCGAACCCGGGCGGCAGAAGGCCCCGTCGGGCAAGAAGACGAAGGCGATCCGCAAGCTGACCTTCGAGGACGAAGTGACCACCTcgcccgtgctggggctgcgcATCAAGGAGGGCCCGGTGGAGGTGCCGGCCAAGGCGCGGGGCGGCTGCGCCCGTCCGCTGGGCGAGTtcatctgccagctctgcaaggaGGAGTACGGGGACCCCTTCGCGCTGGCGCAGCACCGCTGCTCCCGCATCGTCCGGGTGGAGTACCGCTGCCCCGAGTGCGACAAGGTCTTCTCCTGCCCCGCCAACCTCGCCTCCCACCGCCGCTGGCACAAACCGCGTCCGCCCGCCACCAAGAGCGGCCCCGAGGCGGGCCGGGCACCGGCCGCGGGCCcgggcgcggccccggcggAGGAGACGCCGAAGGAGGCGAGCGGTGGCAGCGGCAGCGAGCGGGACACGCCGAGCCCCGGCGGAGCCTCGGAGGCGGGCTCCGAGGAGGGGCTCTTCGAGTGTCCCCGCTGCGCCAAGCGGTTCCGCCGGCAAGCCTACCTGCGCAAGCACCTGTTGGGGCACGCTGCACCGGCACCCACGGCGGCCCCGGTACCCGCACCGGCCCCGGAGCCCAGCGCCGAGGAGCTGCCTGCCGCCGAGTGCCGCCTGTGCCCCGTGTGCGGGGAGACCTTCCCCAGCAAGAGCAGCCAGGAGCGGCACCTGCGCCTCCTGCACGCCGCCCAGGTCTTCCCCTGCAAGTACTGCCCGGCCACCTTCTACAGCTCTCCCGGCCTCACCCGGCACATCAACAAGTGCCACCCCTCGGAGAACCGGCAGGTCATCCTGCTCCAGGTGCCGCTGCGCCCTGCCTGCTGA